A genomic region of Ewingella sp. CoE-038-23 contains the following coding sequences:
- a CDS encoding LysR family transcriptional regulator — translation MDVRTLRYFVEVVRQQSFTRAAEKLFVTQPTISKMLRHLEEELECTLIIRDGRRLRLTDSGQALYQRGQNILEEFRQLESELEDISSLTRGQLRIGIPPMVGTQMAPLIGAFRQKYPGIELIISEFGGRTVQSAIVSGELDLAMNLLSIDENLGLTSIPLFSYPMCAVVPRSEKWLNRTRLPISELADESILIYNEDFALHGMLMDSFAAHGFTPKIATRSGQWDFLAAMVQAGMGVAILPEPICRRLDSSLMWMPIEPEMLWKLELIWREGSYMSHSTQAWIAMCREHFKQQQRDAHAG, via the coding sequence ATGGACGTGCGCACCCTGCGTTATTTTGTCGAAGTTGTTCGCCAGCAGAGCTTTACCCGCGCGGCTGAAAAGCTGTTTGTCACTCAGCCGACCATCAGCAAGATGCTGCGCCATCTGGAGGAAGAGCTGGAATGTACGCTGATTATTCGCGATGGCCGCCGCCTAAGACTGACCGACAGCGGGCAGGCGCTGTACCAACGCGGGCAGAATATTTTGGAAGAGTTTCGCCAGCTGGAAAGCGAACTGGAGGACATCAGCTCCCTCACCCGCGGGCAGTTGAGGATTGGCATCCCGCCGATGGTGGGCACCCAGATGGCCCCGCTGATTGGCGCGTTTCGCCAAAAATATCCCGGCATTGAGCTGATTATCTCCGAGTTTGGCGGCCGCACGGTGCAGTCGGCGATTGTCTCCGGCGAGCTGGATTTAGCCATGAACCTGCTATCGATTGACGAAAATCTGGGCCTGACGTCGATCCCCCTCTTTAGCTACCCCATGTGCGCCGTGGTGCCGCGCAGCGAGAAGTGGCTCAACCGCACCCGCCTGCCGATTTCTGAATTAGCCGATGAAAGCATCCTGATTTATAACGAAGATTTTGCGCTGCACGGCATGCTGATGGACAGCTTCGCGGCGCATGGATTCACGCCTAAAATTGCCACCCGCAGCGGCCAGTGGGACTTTCTGGCGGCGATGGTGCAGGCGGGAATGGGCGTGGCAATTCTGCCGGAGCCAATCTGCCGCCGTCTGGATTCAAGCCTGATGTGGATGCCTATCGAGCCGGAGATGCTGTGGAAACTGGAGCTGATTTGGCGGGAGGGAAGTTATATGTCGCACAGCACCCAGGCGTGGATTGCCATGTGTCGGGAGCACTTCAAGCAGCAGCAAAGAGACGCGCACGCCGGATAG
- a CDS encoding CidA/LrgA family protein: MLLALRTRAPSYLSRLQVPIQVVLYAALYLVADRLVNLLHLPLPANVVGMFMLLLLIMSGILPLKWVKAGSRWLLAEMLLFFVPAVVAVVNYTSLLMVEGWKIFLVIAISTTLTLGITSLVVDRIYRLELRLAERKVRGE; the protein is encoded by the coding sequence ATGTTGTTGGCGTTGCGCACTCGAGCGCCGTCGTATTTAAGTCGTTTACAGGTCCCCATTCAGGTGGTGCTGTACGCGGCTCTTTATCTGGTTGCCGACCGTCTGGTAAACCTGTTGCATCTGCCTCTGCCGGCCAACGTCGTCGGTATGTTCATGCTTTTATTATTGATTATGTCCGGTATTTTGCCGCTGAAATGGGTCAAAGCCGGGTCTCGCTGGCTGCTGGCGGAAATGCTGCTGTTCTTTGTTCCCGCCGTGGTCGCCGTGGTGAATTACACCTCGTTGTTGATGGTTGAAGGCTGGAAAATTTTCTTGGTGATCGCCATCAGCACCACTCTGACGCTGGGTATTACGTCGCTGGTGGTGGACAGGATCTATCGTCTGGAGCTGCGTTTAGCGGAGCGGAAGGTGCGCGGTGAGTGA
- a CDS encoding LrgB family protein, giving the protein MSDIIISAICFVVTVLLYYANKKLYRQRRTLLLMPLVFTPVVLVLLLVVARVSWQDYIGETHWLLWLLGPSTIAFAVPVYENMAIIRRHWLSLSAGVVTAVVVAVFSSVWLARLFALPEVIQRSLSVRSITTPFALAAAKQVGGQPDLVALFVVITGVFGMAIGDMMFLRLAVKSKLAKGASLGASSHGAGTAKAYDMGAEEGVVSSLVMMLAGVVTVVMAPAIGILMW; this is encoded by the coding sequence GTGAGTGACATTATTATTAGCGCCATCTGTTTTGTCGTAACCGTGTTGCTGTATTACGCCAACAAGAAGCTCTACCGCCAGCGCCGCACTCTTTTATTAATGCCGCTGGTGTTCACGCCGGTGGTGCTGGTTCTGCTGTTGGTGGTCGCCCGCGTGAGCTGGCAGGACTACATTGGTGAGACGCACTGGCTGCTGTGGCTACTCGGCCCGTCAACCATCGCCTTTGCCGTCCCAGTCTACGAGAATATGGCGATTATCCGCCGCCACTGGCTGTCGCTTTCTGCCGGCGTGGTGACGGCGGTGGTGGTCGCGGTGTTCAGCTCCGTCTGGCTGGCCCGGCTGTTTGCGCTGCCCGAGGTGATTCAGCGCAGTTTATCGGTTCGCTCCATCACCACGCCTTTCGCCCTGGCCGCCGCGAAGCAGGTGGGCGGGCAGCCGGATCTGGTCGCGCTGTTTGTGGTGATCACCGGCGTCTTCGGTATGGCGATAGGCGACATGATGTTCCTGCGTTTGGCGGTGAAAAGTAAGTTAGCGAAAGGCGCGAGCCTCGGGGCGTCATCCCACGGCGCAGGCACGGCCAAAGCCTACGATATGGGCGCCGAAGAGGGCGTGGTTTCAAGCTTAGTGATGATGCTGGCGGGGGTTGTCACCGTGGTGATGGCGCCGGCAATTGGGATTTTGATGTGGTAG
- a CDS encoding amino acid ABC transporter ATP-binding protein, with protein MSDHHIIDAKKMMITLEDVNKWYGQFHVLKNINLRVKPGERIVLCGPSGSGKSTTIRCINHLEEHQQGRIVVDGTELNDDLRNIERVRTEVGMVFQHFNLFPHLTVLQNCTLAPCWVRKMPKKEAEELAMHYLKRVRIAEHAHKFPGQLSGGQQQRVAIARSLCMKPKIMLFDEPTSALDPEMVKEVLDTMIGLAEEGMTMLCVTHEMGFARTVADRVIFMDRGEIVEEAPPMEFFAAPKSARTREFLSQVIH; from the coding sequence ATGAGCGACCATCACATTATTGATGCTAAAAAAATGATGATCACCCTGGAAGACGTTAACAAGTGGTACGGACAGTTCCACGTGTTGAAAAACATCAACCTGCGCGTGAAGCCGGGCGAGCGCATCGTGCTATGCGGCCCGTCGGGCTCGGGGAAATCCACCACCATCCGCTGCATTAATCATCTGGAGGAGCACCAGCAGGGCCGGATCGTCGTGGACGGCACCGAGTTAAACGACGATCTGCGCAATATCGAGCGCGTTCGTACCGAAGTCGGCATGGTTTTCCAACATTTCAACCTTTTCCCGCACCTGACGGTGTTGCAGAACTGCACGCTGGCGCCCTGCTGGGTGCGCAAGATGCCGAAGAAGGAAGCCGAAGAGCTGGCCATGCACTACCTGAAACGGGTACGCATTGCCGAGCACGCGCACAAGTTCCCCGGCCAGCTTTCCGGCGGGCAGCAGCAACGCGTCGCCATCGCCCGCTCACTCTGCATGAAGCCAAAAATCATGCTGTTCGATGAACCCACTTCCGCACTGGATCCGGAAATGGTGAAAGAGGTGTTAGATACTATGATCGGACTCGCCGAGGAAGGCATGACCATGCTGTGCGTGACCCATGAGATGGGGTTCGCAAGAACCGTCGCGGACCGCGTGATCTTTATGGATCGCGGAGAAATCGTCGAAGAAGCGCCACCCATGGAGTTCTTCGCCGCACCGAAATCAGCAAGGACCAGGGAGTTTTTATCACAGGTGATTCATTAA
- a CDS encoding amino acid ABC transporter permease, with translation MTMSTLPSAMPTNKHPASVSGALMWMRKNLFSSWFNSLLTIFCLWLMWLVVPPLLNWVIFQANWVGTARSDCTKAGACWVFIHARFGQFMYGLYPFEERWRINLTLIVGLLTLVPMFIHAMPRRGRYIAAWVVLFPIFTWFMLYGGFFGLPVVETRQWGGLTLTLIIAAVGIAGALPLGILLALARRSRLPIVRVLSVIFIEFWRGVPLITVLFMSSVMLPLFMQEGTNIDKLVRALVGVILFQSAYVAEVVRGGLQALPKGQTEAAESLALGYWKTQGLVILPQALKMVIPGLVNTIIALFKDTSLVIIIGLFDLFSSVQQATVDPEWLGMSTEGYVFAAAVYWIFCFSMSRYSQHLERRFHTGRSAH, from the coding sequence ATGACGATGAGCACACTCCCCTCTGCCATGCCTACCAATAAGCACCCGGCCTCGGTTAGCGGCGCTTTGATGTGGATGCGAAAAAACCTGTTCTCCAGCTGGTTCAATAGCTTACTGACGATTTTCTGCCTGTGGCTGATGTGGCTGGTTGTTCCTCCACTGCTCAACTGGGTGATTTTTCAGGCCAACTGGGTCGGCACGGCTCGCTCGGACTGCACCAAAGCAGGCGCCTGCTGGGTGTTTATCCATGCGCGCTTCGGCCAGTTCATGTATGGCCTTTACCCCTTTGAAGAGCGCTGGCGCATCAATCTGACCTTAATCGTCGGCTTGCTCACCTTGGTACCGATGTTCATTCACGCCATGCCGCGCCGTGGCCGATACATCGCCGCCTGGGTGGTGCTGTTCCCGATTTTCACTTGGTTCATGCTTTATGGCGGCTTCTTCGGCCTGCCGGTGGTCGAAACACGCCAATGGGGCGGGCTGACGCTGACGCTGATCATCGCCGCAGTGGGTATCGCCGGAGCCTTGCCGCTCGGCATCTTGCTGGCGCTGGCTCGCCGCTCTCGCCTGCCGATTGTTCGCGTGCTGTCAGTGATTTTTATCGAGTTCTGGCGCGGCGTGCCGCTGATCACCGTGCTGTTTATGTCCTCGGTGATGCTGCCGCTGTTTATGCAGGAAGGGACCAACATCGACAAACTGGTGCGCGCGCTGGTTGGGGTGATTTTGTTCCAGTCGGCTTATGTCGCGGAAGTGGTGCGCGGCGGATTGCAGGCGCTGCCGAAGGGCCAGACCGAAGCCGCCGAGTCACTGGCGCTGGGGTATTGGAAAACTCAGGGGCTGGTGATTTTGCCGCAGGCCCTGAAGATGGTGATCCCCGGCCTGGTCAACACCATTATCGCGCTGTTTAAAGATACCAGTCTGGTGATCATCATCGGCCTGTTTGACCTGTTCAGCAGCGTGCAGCAAGCCACCGTCGATCCCGAGTGGCTCGGCATGTCGACCGAAGGCTATGTCTTCGCCGCCGCCGTTTACTGGATTTTCTGTTTCAGCATGTCGCGTTATAGCCAACATTTGGAAAGACGCTTTCACACCGGACGTTCCGCACACTGA
- a CDS encoding amino acid ABC transporter permease yields the protein MPQRPARKGALSLTNPAVRAWIYQIIAVVVLVACLGYLLHNTITNLTTRGITSGFAFLNSGAGFGIVQHLIDYQEGDTYGRVFVIGLLNTLLVSALCIVFASILGFIIGLGRLSENWLIRKVSTLYIEIFRNIPPLLQIFFWYFAVLRNLPGPRQSLEAFGVAFISNRGLYLPSPELAPGSLESGIALLLALFGIWALKRYNHFRQIHTGRVWRIWPWAIAMLVIFPALAHLFFGPAVHWDIPALRGFNFRGGMVLIPELASLTVALSVYTSTFIAEVIRSGIQSVSHGQHEAARSLGLPNPVTLRQVILPQAMRVIIPPLTSQYLNIVKNSSLAAAIGYPDMVSLFAGTVLNQTGQAIETIAITMSVYLIISLAISFLMNIYNRRIALVER from the coding sequence ATGCCACAACGCCCAGCTAGAAAAGGTGCGTTATCGCTGACCAACCCAGCCGTGCGCGCGTGGATCTATCAGATCATCGCCGTCGTCGTGCTGGTTGCCTGTCTCGGCTATCTGCTGCACAACACCATCACCAACCTGACAACACGAGGCATCACCTCGGGCTTTGCTTTCCTCAATAGCGGCGCAGGTTTTGGTATCGTTCAACATCTTATCGACTATCAGGAAGGGGACACCTACGGCCGCGTGTTCGTGATTGGCCTGCTTAACACACTGCTGGTTTCGGCACTCTGTATCGTTTTTGCTTCAATCCTCGGTTTTATTATTGGGCTGGGTCGCCTGTCGGAAAACTGGCTGATCCGCAAAGTTTCTACCCTTTACATTGAGATCTTCCGCAACATCCCGCCTCTCCTGCAAATCTTCTTCTGGTACTTCGCCGTCTTGCGCAACTTGCCCGGCCCTCGTCAAAGCCTTGAGGCTTTTGGCGTGGCCTTTATTAGCAATCGCGGGCTGTATCTGCCTTCTCCCGAGCTGGCTCCGGGCAGTCTGGAGAGTGGCATCGCCCTGCTGCTGGCGCTGTTTGGCATCTGGGCGTTGAAGCGTTACAACCATTTCCGCCAGATCCACACGGGGCGGGTATGGCGTATTTGGCCGTGGGCGATTGCCATGCTGGTGATTTTCCCGGCATTGGCGCACCTGTTCTTCGGGCCTGCGGTTCACTGGGACATCCCGGCGCTACGCGGATTTAACTTCCGCGGTGGCATGGTGCTTATCCCTGAACTGGCCTCGCTGACGGTGGCGCTGTCGGTCTACACCTCGACCTTTATTGCCGAAGTGATTCGCTCGGGCATTCAGTCGGTTTCCCACGGCCAGCATGAAGCCGCGCGCTCCCTCGGCCTGCCGAATCCGGTGACGCTGCGTCAGGTGATTTTGCCGCAGGCGATGCGGGTGATTATTCCGCCGCTGACCAGCCAGTACCTGAATATCGTCAAAAACTCCTCACTGGCGGCCGCCATCGGGTATCCCGACATGGTGTCGCTGTTTGCCGGAACGGTGCTCAACCAAACCGGCCAGGCCATTGAAACTATTGCTATTACCATGTCCGTCTACTTGATCATCAGTCTGGCGATTTCGTTCTTAATGAACATCTACAACCGGCGTATCGCGCTGGTCGAACGTTAA
- a CDS encoding amino acid ABC transporter substrate-binding protein — protein MKKILLSTLIAAASMMTLAGQAHAGTTLDAVKKKGFVQCGISDGLPGFSYADSKGKFTGIDVDVCRAIAAAVFGDAEKVKYTPLTAKERFTALQSGEVDILSRNTTWTSSRDAGMGMIFAGVNYYDGIGFLTHKKAGLKSAKELDGATVCIQAGTDTELNVADYFKANKMTYTPVTFDRSDESAKALDSGRCDTLASDQSQLYALRIKLGKPDDFIVLPEVISKEPLGPVVRRGDEDWLEVVRWSLFAMLNAEEMGITSKNVEQLAANPTTPDMSNLLGKTGKYGEDLKLPNDWVVKIVKQVGNYGESFDRNVGEGSELKIKRGQNALWNQGGIQYAPPVR, from the coding sequence ATGAAAAAAATACTGCTTTCTACCCTTATTGCTGCTGCCAGCATGATGACGCTGGCAGGTCAGGCTCACGCAGGCACAACTCTGGACGCTGTGAAGAAGAAAGGCTTTGTTCAATGTGGGATAAGCGACGGCTTACCGGGTTTCTCTTACGCTGATTCAAAAGGGAAATTCACCGGTATCGACGTCGACGTCTGTCGCGCCATCGCCGCCGCCGTTTTTGGTGATGCGGAAAAAGTAAAATACACCCCGCTGACTGCCAAAGAGCGCTTTACCGCCCTGCAATCTGGCGAAGTGGACATCCTCTCTCGTAACACCACCTGGACCTCATCGCGTGACGCGGGTATGGGCATGATCTTCGCGGGCGTTAACTACTACGACGGCATTGGATTCCTAACCCATAAGAAAGCCGGTTTGAAGAGTGCTAAAGAGCTTGATGGCGCAACCGTTTGCATCCAGGCCGGTACTGACACTGAGCTGAACGTGGCCGACTACTTCAAAGCCAATAAAATGACCTACACCCCGGTGACTTTCGACCGTTCCGACGAAAGCGCCAAGGCGCTGGACTCCGGCCGCTGCGATACGCTGGCCTCTGACCAATCCCAGCTTTACGCCCTGCGTATCAAGCTCGGCAAGCCAGATGACTTCATCGTGCTGCCAGAAGTGATCTCCAAAGAGCCTTTAGGCCCGGTGGTTCGCCGTGGTGACGAAGACTGGCTGGAAGTGGTGCGCTGGTCGCTGTTCGCCATGCTGAACGCCGAAGAGATGGGCATCACTTCTAAAAACGTTGAGCAACTGGCCGCTAACCCGACCACGCCGGACATGAGCAACCTGTTAGGTAAAACCGGCAAATACGGCGAAGACCTGAAACTGCCTAATGACTGGGTGGTTAAAATCGTTAAACAAGTCGGTAACTACGGCGAAAGCTTCGACCGCAACGTCGGCGAAGGCAGCGAACTGAAAATCAAACGTGGGCAAAACGCATTGTGGAATCAGGGTGGGATCCAGTACGCACCACCGGTTCGCTAA
- a CDS encoding CTP synthase C-terminal region-related (seleno)protein — MSQQVRLALIGDHNPAILAHQAIPLALNLAAQTFDLDIHTTWLNTDTIDAELSLEEFDAFWCVPGSPYLSTEGALRAIRYAREQQRPFLGTCGGFQHAIIEYARNVMGWQDAGHGETDTEGRLVIAALTCEMVEKKAGITLLADSIAGRAYGKSDIEEGYHCRYGINTEFQAALESQPLRLTGHDQQGEIRVIELPNHPFFVATLFQPERAALKGQLPPLVGALIQAAR, encoded by the coding sequence ATGAGTCAGCAAGTCCGTTTGGCACTAATCGGCGACCACAACCCCGCCATTCTTGCCCACCAAGCTATCCCCCTTGCATTAAACCTCGCAGCACAAACTTTCGACCTTGATATCCACACCACCTGGCTTAACACCGACACCATTGACGCTGAGCTTTCACTTGAAGAGTTCGATGCGTTCTGGTGCGTGCCCGGCAGCCCTTACCTTTCTACCGAAGGTGCATTGCGCGCCATTCGCTATGCTCGCGAGCAGCAGAGGCCGTTCCTCGGCACCTGCGGCGGCTTCCAGCATGCGATTATCGAGTATGCCCGCAACGTGATGGGCTGGCAGGATGCGGGCCATGGCGAAACCGATACCGAAGGTCGGCTGGTGATTGCCGCGCTGACCTGCGAAATGGTGGAGAAGAAGGCGGGTATCACTCTGCTGGCCGACAGCATCGCGGGCCGCGCCTACGGTAAGTCGGATATTGAAGAGGGTTATCACTGCCGCTACGGGATTAACACTGAGTTTCAGGCCGCGCTGGAGTCTCAGCCCCTGCGCCTGACTGGCCACGACCAGCAGGGTGAAATCCGCGTGATCGAGTTGCCAAACCACCCGTTCTTCGTCGCCACCCTGTTCCAGCCGGAACGCGCCGCGCTGAAAGGCCAGCTCCCGCCGCTGGTCGGCGCGTTGATCCAAGCTGCCCGTTAA
- the lpxP gene encoding kdo(2)-lipid IV(A) palmitoleoyltransferase translates to MTSPSCFRKSFLHPRYWLTWFGLGVLFLLVQLPYPVLYRLGNWLGRTSMRFLKRRVSITRRNLELCFPNLDEAQIERRILSNFESLGMGLLETGMAWFWSDARVKRWFDVSGLNHLKMAQQNKKGVLVIGVHFMSLELGGRAMGICQPMMAMYRPHNNKAMEFVQTWGRMRSNKAMLDRKDLRGMVHALKKGEAVWFAPDQDYGPRGSVFAPLFAVDQAATTSGTYMLARLAKPALVTVVLVRKDKGKGYDLVIQPALQDYPIDDEMAAAAYMNRVVEKEIMRAPDQYLWLHRRFKTRPTGAPSLYL, encoded by the coding sequence ATGACTTCACCATCTTGCTTTCGCAAATCGTTTCTCCACCCGCGTTACTGGCTGACCTGGTTTGGCTTGGGCGTCCTGTTCCTTCTTGTTCAACTGCCTTATCCGGTCCTTTACCGCCTTGGTAACTGGCTTGGCCGCACCTCGATGCGTTTCCTCAAACGCCGTGTCTCCATCACTCGCCGCAATTTAGAACTCTGTTTCCCTAATCTTGACGAAGCTCAAATTGAGCGCCGCATTCTCAGCAATTTCGAATCGCTGGGCATGGGCCTGCTGGAGACGGGAATGGCGTGGTTCTGGTCGGACGCCCGTGTAAAACGCTGGTTTGACGTCAGTGGCCTGAACCACCTGAAAATGGCGCAGCAGAACAAAAAAGGCGTACTGGTGATTGGCGTGCATTTCATGTCGCTTGAGCTGGGTGGCCGTGCCATGGGCATTTGTCAGCCGATGATGGCGATGTATCGCCCACATAACAATAAAGCGATGGAGTTCGTGCAGACTTGGGGACGCATGCGCTCCAATAAAGCGATGCTGGATCGCAAAGACCTGCGCGGTATGGTTCATGCGCTGAAGAAAGGTGAAGCCGTATGGTTCGCTCCGGACCAAGACTACGGCCCGCGTGGCAGCGTATTTGCTCCCCTGTTCGCCGTCGATCAGGCAGCCACCACCAGCGGCACCTACATGCTGGCGCGTCTGGCGAAACCGGCTCTGGTCACCGTGGTGCTGGTGCGCAAAGACAAGGGTAAAGGCTATGACCTGGTTATCCAGCCTGCTCTGCAAGATTACCCAATCGATGATGAAATGGCGGCCGCGGCCTACATGAATCGCGTGGTGGAAAAAGAGATTATGCGCGCACCAGACCAGTATCTCTGGCTGCATCGCCGCTTTAAAACCCGCCCAACGGGAGCGCCTTCACTCTATCTCTAA
- a CDS encoding bestrophin family protein, with the protein MIVRPHQHWFRRLFVWHGAVLSNILFRLSLNFGMSIVAVFSVQIYEALGIRLTLAPFSLLGIAIAIFLGFRNSASYARFNEARLLWGSLLITHRSLFRQVKSLLADSPQAVAAFSQLQIAFSYALKHQLRGEDAAKDMQRLLPAEVATEVLNSPTPANRLLLLMGKWLAEQRQQGRLSDMLFHSVDRNLNELSHVLGGCERIANTPIPFAYSLIVHRTVYLFCTLLPFALAPALGYMTILVSVFISYTFISIDALAEELEDPFGTADNDLPLTAMCRNIEINLLEMNDVHPLPEHIKPDQHYRLS; encoded by the coding sequence ATGATCGTTCGTCCCCATCAACACTGGTTCCGCCGCCTGTTTGTCTGGCACGGCGCCGTGCTTTCAAACATTCTTTTCCGCCTCAGCCTGAACTTCGGTATGTCGATTGTCGCGGTGTTCAGCGTGCAGATTTACGAAGCATTGGGCATCCGCCTGACGCTGGCCCCGTTTAGCTTACTGGGCATCGCCATCGCCATCTTCCTTGGTTTTAGAAACAGCGCCAGCTACGCGCGCTTTAACGAAGCCCGGCTGTTATGGGGAAGCTTGCTGATCACACATCGCTCGCTATTTCGGCAGGTAAAGAGCCTGCTGGCGGACTCGCCGCAGGCCGTCGCCGCCTTCAGCCAGTTGCAGATAGCTTTTAGTTACGCGTTGAAGCACCAGCTGCGTGGGGAGGATGCCGCCAAGGATATGCAGCGCCTGCTGCCCGCTGAAGTGGCTACTGAGGTGTTGAACAGCCCGACTCCGGCTAATCGTCTTTTGCTACTCATGGGCAAATGGCTTGCCGAGCAGCGCCAGCAGGGGCGGCTGAGCGATATGCTCTTCCACAGCGTCGACCGCAACCTTAATGAGCTTTCCCACGTGCTGGGCGGCTGCGAGCGCATTGCCAACACGCCGATACCTTTCGCCTACAGCCTGATAGTCCATCGCACGGTTTATCTGTTCTGCACCTTGCTGCCGTTCGCACTGGCTCCGGCACTGGGTTATATGACGATTTTGGTGTCGGTGTTTATCTCCTACACCTTTATCTCAATTGATGCCTTAGCGGAAGAGTTGGAAGACCCGTTCGGCACGGCAGATAACGATTTACCGCTGACCGCGATGTGCCGGAATATCGAGATCAATCTG